The Camelina sativa cultivar DH55 chromosome 14, Cs, whole genome shotgun sequence genome includes a window with the following:
- the LOC109124601 gene encoding 40S ribosomal protein S15a-1, with protein MVRISVLNDALKSMYNAEKRGKRQVMIRPSSKVIIKFLIVMQKHGYIGEFEYVDDHRSGKIVVELNGRLNKCGVISPRFDVGVKEIEGWTARLLPSRQFGYIVLTTSAGIMDHEEARRKNVGGKVLGFFY; from the exons ATGGTGAGAATCAGTGTTCTTAACGATGCTCTCAAGAGCATGTACAATGCTGAGAAACGAGGCAAGAGGCAGGTCATGATCAGGCCATCCTCAAAAGTCATTATCAAGTTTCTGATTGTCATGCAGAAGCACG GTTACATCGGTGAGTTTGAGTATGTCGATGACCACAGATCTGGCAAGATCGTCGTTGAATTGAACGGAAGGTTGAACAAGTGTGGCGTTATCAGCCCACGTTTTGATGTTGGTGTCAAGGAAATTGAAGGTTGGACTGCCCGTTTGCTACCTTCTAGACAG TTTGGCTACATCGTCCTGACTACCTCTGCTGGTATTATGGACCATGAAGAAGCCAGAAGGAAGAATGTCGGAGGCAAGGTTCTCGGCTTCTTCTATTGA
- the LOC104739361 gene encoding histone H2B.1-like — MAPRAEKKPAEKKPAAEENKTAEKAPAEKKPKAGKKLPPTKEAGDKKKKRSKKNIETYKIYIFKVLKQVHPDIGISSKAMGIMNSFINDIFEKLAQESSKLARYNKKPTITSREIQTAVRLVLPGELAKHAVSEGTKAVTKFTSS, encoded by the coding sequence ATGGCACCAAGAGCCGAGAAGAAGCCAGCCGAGAAGAAGCCCGCGGCGGAAGAGAACAAGACCGCCGAGAAAGCTCCGgcagagaagaaaccaaaggcCGGAAAGAAACTGCCACCGACGAAGGAGGCCGgcgacaagaagaagaagagatccaaGAAGAACATCGAAACCTACAAGATCTACATCTTCAAGGTGCTGAAGCAGGTTCACCCAGATATCGGGATCTCGAGCAAAGCCATGGGGATCATGAACAGCTTCATCAACGATATCTTCGAGAAGCTTGCTCAGGAGTCTTCCAAGCTCGCAAGGTACAACAAGAAGCCGACGATTACTTCTCGCGAGATCCAGACTGCTGTCAGACTTGTCCTCCCCGGTGAACTCGCTAAACACGCCGTCTCTGAAGGTACAAAGGCCGTGACCAAGTTTACAAGCTCTTGA
- the LOC104739362 gene encoding uncharacterized protein LOC104739362 has protein sequence MYHRIPSLMEPFLRSVSDRWPVIAQAATWTVLLMFTVAVASFAPEMAFVSTVSSSCGGGDGFVKIPVDFAGESVCVPSSMVKRSRFDLFVPSIFAAVMVTASACLIRSCIGTENADHL, from the coding sequence ATGTATCATCGCATTCCGTCGTTAATGGAGCCGTTTCTACGGAGTGTCTCTGACCGTTGGCCGGTCATCGCTCAGGCTGCCACGTGGACTGTGCTCCTCATGTTCACGGTCGCCGTCGCTTCGTTTGCTCCTGAGATGGCGTTTGTGTCTACGGTGTCTTCCTCGTGCGGAGGAGGAGATGGGTTCGTGAAGATACCGGTGGATTTTGCTGGGGAGAGTGTGTGCGTGCCGTCTAGCATGGTGAAGAGATCGCGTTTCGATTTGTTTGTGCCTTCGATCTTTGCTGCGGTTATGGTCACGGCGTCGGCTTGTTTGATCCGATCGTGTATTGGCACGGAGAATGCGGAtcatttataa
- the LOC104743177 gene encoding calcium-transporting ATPase 1, endoplasmic reticulum-type-like: MGKGSKDLGKKESLNSTPVNSDTFPAWASDVGECEEHFGVSRQKGLSTDEVLKRHQIYGLNELEKPEGTSIVKLILEQFNDTLVRILLAAAVISFVLAFFDGDEGGEMGITAFVEPLVIFLILIVNAIVGIWQETNAEKALEALKEIQSQQATCLALGTRKMAQKNALVRKLPSVETLGCTTVICSDKTGTLTTNQMAVSKLVAMGSRIGTLRSFNVEGTSFDPRDGKIEDWPRMDSNLQMIAKIAAICNDASVEQSDQQFVSRGMPTEAALKVLVEKMGFPEGLMKASSSGDVLRCCRRWSELEQRIATLEFDRDRKSMGVMVDSISGKKLLLVKGAVENLLERSTRIQLLDGSVHELDQYSKDLILQSLHDMSLGALRCLGFAYSDVPSGFATYDGSEDHPAHQQLLNPSNYSSIESNLTFVGFVGLRDPPRKEVRQAIADCRTAGIRVMVITGDNKSTAEAICREIGVFEAGEDISSRSLTGKEFMDVQDQKNHLRQTGGLLFSRAEPKHKQEIVRLLKDDGEVVAMTGDGVNDAPALKLADIGVAMGISGTEVAKEASDMVLADDNFSTIVAAVGEGRSIYNNMKAFIRYMISSNIGEVASIFLTAALGIPEGMIPVQLLWVNLVTDGPPATALGFNPPDKDIMKKPPRRSDDSLITAWILFRYMVIGMYVGVATVGVFIIWYTHNSFMGIDLSQDGHSLVSYSQLAHWGQCSSWEGFKVSPFTAGSQTFSFDSNPCDYFQQGKIKASTLSLSVLVAIEMFNSLNALSEDGSLVTMPPWVNPWLLLAMAVSFGLHFVILYVPFLAQVFGIVPLSLNEWLLVLAVSLPVILIDEVLKFVGRCTSGYRYSRRTPSVKQKEE, encoded by the exons ATGGGGAAAGGATCAAAAGATCTCGGCAAGAAGGAGAGCTTAAATTCTACACCCGTTAATTCAGATACTTTTCCTGCTTGGGCTAGCGATGTCGGCGAATGCGAAGAGCATTTCGGTGTTAGTCGTCAGAAAGGGCTGAGTACTGATGAGGTGTTGAAGCGACATCAGATCTATGGTTTGAATGAGTTAGAGAAGCCTGAGGGCACTTCCATTGTCAAGCTGATATTGGAGCAGTTCAATGATACATTGGTTCGTATTCTTTTGGCGGCCGCTGTTATTTCCTTTGTCTTGGCCTTCTTTGATGGCGACGAAGGTGGTGAGATGGGTATCACCGCTTTTGTTGAGCCGCTTGTCATTTTTCTCATCTTGATTGTTAATGCCATTGTTGGGATCTGGCAAGAAACTAATGCCGAGAAGGCCTTGGAAGCTTTGAAAGAGATTCAGTCTCAGCAAGCTACT TGTTTGGCTCTTGGTACACGGAAGATGGCGCAGAAGAATGCTCTGGTTAGGAAGTTACCCAGTGTGGAGACTCTTGGATGCACTACTGTAATTTGCTCTGATAAAACCGGAACCCTGACAACCAATCAGATGGCTGTTTCAAAGCTTGTTGCTATGGGTTCTAGGATTGGAACCCTTCGATCTTTCAATGTTGAGGGGACCTCATTTGATCCTCGAGATGGAAAGATTGAAGATTGGCCTCGGATGGATTCAAATCTTCAGATGATCGCCAAAATTGCTGCCATATGCAACGATGCTAGTGTCGAGCAATCTGATCAGCAGTTTGTGTCTAGGGGCATGCCTACTGAGGCAGCTTTGAAG GTTTTGGTGGAGAAAATGGGATTTCCCGAAGGATTAATGAAAGCGTCGTCTAGTGGCGATGTCTTAC GTTGTTGTCGGCGATGGAGTGAATTAGAGCAACGGATTGCCACTCTTGAGTTCGACCGTGACCGGAAATCAATGGGAGTTATGGTGGATTCCATCTCAGGAAAGAAACTGCTACTGGTTAAG ggTGCGGTAGAAAATTTATTGGAAAGAAGTACACGTATTCAGTTACTTGATGGTTCCGTTCACGAACTTGACCAATACTCAAAGGATCTTATTTTACAAAGCCTACATGATATGTCCTTGGGTGCATTAAGATGTCTCGGATTTGCGTACTCAGATGTTCCCTCAGGTTTTGCTACTTATGATGGCAGTGAAGACCATCCTGCTCACCAGCAACTTCTCAACCCGTCCAATTATTCTTCTATCGAATCCAATCTAACATTCGTTGGATTTGTTGGTCTAAGG GATCCCCCAAGGAAAGAGGTGCGCCAAGCCATTGCAGACTGCCGAACAGCAGGTATTCGGGTCATGGTTATTACCGGAGACAACAAGAGCACAGCGGAAGCTATCTGTCGTGAAATTGGCGTATTTGAAGCAGGTGAAGATATCTCCTCAAGAAGCTTGACAGGAAAAGAATTTATGGATGTTCAAGATCAGAAGAATCATCTAAGACAGACTGGAGGGCTCTTGTTCTCTCGGGCTGAACCCAAACATAAACAAGAGATTGTTAGGTTACTTAAAGATGATGGAGAAGTGGTTGCCATGACTGGAGATGGAGTCAATGATGCTCCTGCCCTGAAGTTGGCTGATATTGGTGTGGCTATGGGCATTTCTGGCACAGAG GTTGCAAAAGAGGCATCTGACATGGTGTTGGCAGATGATAATTTCAGCACAATTGTTGCAGCTGTTGGGGAAGGCAGGTCCATCTATAATAACATGAAGGCCTTCATCAG GTACATGATCTCTTCCAACATCGGTGAGGTTGCATCAATATTCTTGACAGCTGCTCTTGGAATCCCAGAAGGCATGATCCCGGTTCAGCTTCTGTGGGTGAATCTTGTAACAGATGGTCCTCCAGCTACGGCTTTGGGATTCAACCCCCCTGACAAAGATATTATGAAGAAGCCTCCTCGTAGGAGCGATGACTCGCTTATCACTGCCTGGATTCTCTTCCGCTATATG GTGATTGGAATGTATGTGGGAGTAGCAACAGTGGGAGTATTCATCATATGGTACACACACAACAGCTTCATGGGCATAGACTTGAGCCAAGACGGTCATAGCCTTGTGAGCTATTCGCAGCTCGCACATTGGGGCCAATGCTCTTCATGGGAAGGCTTCAAAGTGTCTCCTTTCACAGCAGGGTCTCAGACTTTCTCATTCGATTCAAACCCTTGTGACTATTTCCAGCAGGGGAAAATCAAGGCATCCACACTCTCCCTCTCAGTGTTGGTGGCCATTGAGATGTTCAACTCCCTGAACGCACTCTCAGAAGACGGCAGCCTGGTGACGATGCCACCGTGGGTGAACCCGTGGCTGCTCCTGGCAATGGCGGTCTCTTTTGGGCTCCACTTTGTGATACTATACGTTCCATTCTTGGCGCAGGTCTTTGGGATAGTGCCACTGAGCTTGAATGAGTGGCTGCTGGTGCTGGCTGTATCGCTTCCGGTGATTCTGATAGACGAAGTGCTCAAGTTTGTAGGAAGATGCACCAGTGGCTACCGCTACTCACGTCGCACTCCCTCTGTTAAGCAAAAGGAGGAGTAA
- the LOC104739364 gene encoding histone H4 isoform X2 gives MSGRGKGGKGLGKGGAKRHRKVLRDNIQGITKPAIRRLARRGGVKRISGLIYEETRGVLKIFLENVIRDAVTYTEHARRKTVTAMDVVYALKRQGRTLYGFGG, from the exons GAAAGGGAGGGAAGGGATTGGGAAAGGGAGGAGCCAAGAGGCATAGGAAGGTTCTTAGAGATAACATTCAAG GTATCACCAAGCCTGCCATTCGTCGTCTTGCTCGCAGAGGTGGTGTCAAGCGTATCAGCGGTCTCATCTACGAGGAGACCAGAGGTGTCCTCAAGATCTTTCTCGAGAATGTCATCCGTGACGCCGTCACCTACACTGAGCACGCCAGGAGGAAGACGGTTACCGCCATGGATGTTGTCTACGCCTTGAAGAGGCAAGGCCGCACTCTCTACGGTTTCGGCGGTTAA
- the LOC104739364 gene encoding histone H4 isoform X3, whose amino-acid sequence MSGRGKGGKGLGKGGAKRHRKVLRDNIQGITKPAIRRLARRGGVKRISGLIYEETRGVLKIFLENVIRDAVTYTEHARRKTVTAMDVVYALKRQGRTLYGFGG is encoded by the exons GAAAGGGAGGGAAGGGATTGGGAAAGGGAGGAGCCAAGAGGCATAGGAAGGTTCTTAGAGATAAC ATTCAAGGTATCACCAAGCCTGCCATTCGTCGTCTTGCTCGCAGAGGTGGTGTCAAGCGTATCAGCGGTCTCATCTACGAGGAGACCAGAGGTGTCCTCAAGATCTTTCTCGAGAATGTCATCCGTGACGCCGTCACCTACACTGAGCACGCCAGGAGGAAGACGGTTACCGCCATGGATGTTGTCTACGCCTTGAAGAGGCAAGGCCGCACTCTCTACGGTTTCGGCGGTTAA
- the LOC104739364 gene encoding histone H4 isoform X1: protein MSGRGKGGKGLGKGGAKRHRKVLRDNIQGITKPAIRRLARRGGVKRISGLIYEETRGVLKIFLENVIRDAVTYTEHARRKTVTAMDVVYALKRQGRTLYGFGG from the coding sequence GAAAGGGAGGGAAGGGATTGGGAAAGGGAGGAGCCAAGAGGCATAGGAAGGTTCTTAGAGATAACATTCAAGGTATCACCAAGCCTGCCATTCGTCGTCTTGCTCGCAGAGGTGGTGTCAAGCGTATCAGCGGTCTCATCTACGAGGAGACCAGAGGTGTCCTCAAGATCTTTCTCGAGAATGTCATCCGTGACGCCGTCACCTACACTGAGCACGCCAGGAGGAAGACGGTTACCGCCATGGATGTTGTCTACGCCTTGAAGAGGCAAGGCCGCACTCTCTACGGTTTCGGCGGTTAA